Proteins from a single region of Gossypium arboreum isolate Shixiya-1 chromosome 1, ASM2569848v2, whole genome shotgun sequence:
- the LOC108478277 gene encoding dof zinc finger protein DOF4.6 — translation MDTAAQWPQEIVVKPIEEIVTNTCPKPASLERRTRPQKEQALNCPRCNSTNTKFCYYNNYSLTQPRYFCKTCRRYWTEGGSLRNIPVGGGSRKNKRPSSSSSSPSLSSSSKNPKIHQPQDLNVAFKTTTQGYTSGNVPELVQIPNSLDNNKNQIPNSFSSFIPMPVPDPNTVYTSGLIPMQDFKPILNFSLDGLGSGHYGSLQGIQETTTGRLLFPFEDLKQIPNTTDTDQNKEQGDSAGYWTGMLGGGSW, via the exons ATGGATACTGCAGCTCAATGGCCACAG GAGATTGTGGTGAAACCAATAGAAGAGATAGTGACAAATACATGTCCAAAACCTGCAAGTTTAGAGAGGAGAACAAGACCACAAAAGGAACAAGCTTTGAACTGTCCCAGGTGCAATTCAACCAACACCAAGTTCTGCTATTACAACAACTACAGTCTAACTCAACCTAGGTACTTTTGCAAGACTTGTCGGAGGTACTGGACTGAAGGCGGTTCCCTTAGAAACATCCCTGTCGGAGGTGGTTCTAGAAAGAACAAAAGaccatcatcatcttcttcatcaccttcATTATCATCTTCATCAAAAAACCCTAAGATCCATCAACCCCAAGATCTCAACGTAGCTTTCAAAACTACCACTCAAGGTTACACAAGTGGTAATGTTCCTGAATTGGTTCAAATCCCCAACAGCTTAGATAACAACAAGAACCAAATCCCTAATTCTTTCAGTTCTTTCATTCCCATGCCAGTTCCAGATCCAAACACAGTATATACATCTGGGTTAATTCCCATGCAAGATTTCAAGCCAATCTTAAATTTCTCCTTGGATGGGCTTGGGAGTGGTCATTATGGGAGTCTTCAAGGGATTCAAGAAACAACAACAGGGAGGCTTTTGTTTCCATTTGAAGATCTGAAACAAATCCCAAACACAACTGATACTGACCAAAATAAAGAACAAGGAGATTCAGCTGGATACTGGACCGGAATGTTAGGTGGAGGATCATGGTAA